The Candidatus Methylacidiphilales bacterium region CGATGGAGGCTTTGGCCGTGCCTTCATTGGACGAGGATTCGCGGGCGGGCGTTTGTATTTCTTCCGACATCACCAAAGTATTGCCAAAAAGACGATGCTGGGCAAGTGCAACGCGATGGTGGGTGGCAGGAATGGGCAACTGGAGGGGGGAGGGACAAATTGGGATGGTCAGCCGCGAAAGGGCCGTTACGATGGCCGTTTTTATACGCCCCGTGAAAATCGTCACATCGCCCCGAATGATGCAGCGCCTGGCCCTGGATTGGCGTGCCAGCGGGGAAAAGTTGGTGCTGGTGCCCACCATGGGGGCGCTCCACGAAGGGCATCTGAGTCTGGTCCGGCGGGCTCGCAACTTGGGGGACCGGGTGGTGGTGAGCATCTACGTGAATCCCCGCCAATTCGGACCCCGGGAAGATTTTTCGCGTTATCCCCGTCCCGCTGCTCGGGATCGGGCCCTTTGCCGGACATCCGGGGTGGATGTGGTGTTTTCCCCCCGGGATTTGTATCTTCCGGACGATTCGACCGTGGTCGCAGAAAAAGCTTTGTCGGCGGGACGATGCGGGCGTTCGCGCCCGGGGCATTTCGACGGGGTGACCACGGTGGTGGCCAAGCTTTTTCTCATCGTTCAACCGGACCTCGCCGTCTTCGGACAGAAAGACGCCCAGCAATGCGAGGTGATTGAAAGGATGGTGAGGGATCTTTGGTTTCCGATCCGGGTGGTGCGGGTCCCCACCCACCGGGATGGACGGGGATTGGCGATGA contains the following coding sequences:
- the panC gene encoding pantoate--beta-alanine ligase, which produces MKIVTSPRMMQRLALDWRASGEKLVLVPTMGALHEGHLSLVRRARNLGDRVVVSIYVNPRQFGPREDFSRYPRPAARDRALCRTSGVDVVFSPRDLYLPDDSTVVAEKALSAGRCGRSRPGHFDGVTTVVAKLFLIVQPDLAVFGQKDAQQCEVIERMVRDLWFPIRVVRVPTHRDGRGLAMSSRNAYLSREAYEQALAFPRLLRQAARGALSAGAAERAGVRLLSRSPGLRVDYVEWSGGRLCAAVFCGGTRLIDNVSCPIKARGAS